From one Eleginops maclovinus isolate JMC-PN-2008 ecotype Puerto Natales chromosome 7, JC_Emac_rtc_rv5, whole genome shotgun sequence genomic stretch:
- the LOC134866923 gene encoding mitogen-activated protein kinase kinase kinase kinase 4-like isoform X2 yields MLKKYSHHRNIATYYGAFIKKSPPGHDDQLWLVMEFCGAGSITDLVKNTKGNTLKEDWIAYISREILRGLAHLHAHHVIHRDIKGQNVLLTENAEVKLVDFGVSAQLDRTVGRRNTFIGTPYWMAPEVIACDENPDATYDYRSDLWSCGITAIEMAEGAPPLCDMHPMRALFLIPRNPPPRLKSKKWSKKFFSFIEGCLVKNYTQRPPTDQLLKHPYIRDQPNERQVRIQLKDHIDRTKKKRGEKDETEYEYSGSEEEEEEASEQEGEPSSIVNVPGESTLRRDFIRLQQENKERSEALRRQQLLQEQQLREQEEYKRQLLAERQKRIEQQKEQRRRLEEQQRREREMRRQQEREQRRREQDEKRRVEDMERRRKEEEERRRAEEEKRRADREQEYIRRQLEEEQRHLEILQQQLLHEQAMLLEYKWRELEEQRQAQQLQKQLQQEQAYLLSLQPNPGHDSNKSSQQPSSKPPQSGEQEGAKSPQSSEPETTQQPQSAVSEKTAQNHSLEKTTQPKLPVADPAPSSEPIREADERYRKNIQGSPQAAQTKPPQPPVPPRSESSYPNGNSASEAPAMHRPVEPQVRSHLAALKSSGSMASSNSIPTAPPLVSRPHSFSEPLPSSFEKLHLRNNNNNQEPHHHPPSSSPSSSTPARTDPKPQPPYRPNDPAPSEEVPPRVPVRTTSRSPVLSRRDSPHHGSHAVHRPPASAPEPRLLWERVEKLVPRTTSNTGSGGSSSSSSSSNSSSQPGSHCGSGERFRARSSSKSEGSPLQRPENAGKKPEERKDLVRPNRPADLTALAKELRAVDDVRPPNKVTDYSSSSDDSDTTDEDDDEEVDQEAGEESTSGPEDSKAVSSRLSNGETESVKTMIVHDEGESDAGSTPCKDSTLIVRQSAGDNRKRPSPGPGQAQTPGPLAGFAPSPPGLPSSPGLGHHTPSPHHHHHHHHHHHPTQHPDRNGFAGRIHHLPDLIQQSHHSSPSSSASNSPSSSSLASPSTMSPQSPLEKLSLLIESQSSNNMQKHKSSSSFTPFIDPRLLQVSTSTGSALNNIGYANDARLAEALRADPSRKGSVVNVNPVNTRPQSDTPEIRKYKKRFNSEILCAALWGVNLLVGTESGLMLLDRSGQGKVYPLISRRRFQQMDVLEGLNVLVTISGKKNKLRVYYLSWLRNKILHNDPEVEKKQGWVTVGDLEGCVHYNVVKYERIKFLVLALKNSVEVYAWAPKPYHKFMAFKSFGDLVHKPLLVDLTVEEGQRLKVIYGSASGFHAVDVDSGAVYDIYLPTHIQTHIQSHAIIILPNTDGIELLVCYEDEGVYVNTYGRITKDVVLQWGEMPTSVAYIRSNQIMGWGEKAIEIRSVETGHLDGVFMHKRAQRLKFLCERNDKVFFASVRSGGSSQVYFMTLGRSNLLSW; encoded by the exons TGGACTTCGGTGTGAGTGCTCAGCTGGACCGCACAGTGGGTCGGAGGAACACCTTCATCGGGACGCCGTACTGGATGGCTCCGGAGGTCATCGCCTGTGACGAAAACCCAGACGCTACCTACGACTACAGG AGTGACCTGTGGTCCTGTGGAATCACGGCCATAGAGATGGCTGAGGGAGCTCCCC CTCTGTGTGACATGCATCCAATGAGAGCCCTCTTCCTCATTCCTAGAAATCCTCCTCCCCGACTCAAGTCTAAAAAATG GTCAAAGAAGTTCTTCAGCTTCATCGAGGGCTGCCTGGTGAAGAACTACACCCAGCGCCCCCCCACCGACCAGCTGCTCAAACACCCGTACATCCGGGACCAGCCCAATGAGAGGCAGGTCCGCATCCAGCTCAAAGACCACATCGACCGCACCAAGAAAAAGAGGGGCGAGAAAG ACGAGACAGAGTATGAATACAGTGGCAgcgaagaagaggaggaagaggcatCTGAGCAAGAAGGAGAGCCGAG CTCCATAGTGAACGTTCCCGGTGAATCGACCCTCCGCCGGGACTTCATCCGGCTGCAGCAGGAGAACAAGGAGCGCTCGGAGGCGCTGCGCCgccagcagctcctgcaggagcAGCAACTCCGTGAGCAGGAGGAGTACAAGCGCCAACTACTGGCCGAGAGGCAGAAACGTATCGAGCAGCagaaggagcagaggaggcGGCTGGAGGAG CAACAACGGCGTGAGCGTGAGATGAGGCGGCAGCAGGAGCGCGAGCAGCGGCGCCGTGAACAGGACGAGAAGAGACGTGTGGAGGACATGGAGCGCCGCcgcaaagaggaggaggagcgccGGAGggcggaggaggagaagaggagggccGACAGAGAACAG gagTACATCCGTCgtcagctggaggaggagcagaggcaTCTGGagatcctgcagcagcagcttctgcaTGAACAGGCCATGCTGCTG GAGTATAAATGGcgggagctggaggagcagcgtCAAGCCCAGCAGCTCCAgaaacagctgcagcaggagcaggccTACCTGCTGTCCCTCCAGCCAAACCCCGGCCATGACAGTAACAAATCATCTCAGCAGCCGAGCTCCAAACCCCCCCAGAGCGGAGAGCAAGAGGGGGCAAAGTCCCCGCAGAGCTCTGAGCcggagacaacacaacaaccgCAGAGCGCTGTCTCTGAAAAGACCGCTCAAAATCACAGTCTGGAGAAAACTACACAGCCCAAGCTTCCTGTCGCTGACCCCGCCCCCAGCtctgagccaatcagagag GCTGATGAGCGATACCGGAAGAACATCCAGGGCTCTCCTCAGGCGGCGCAGACCAAACCACCGCAGCCTCCGGTGCCGCCACGCTCCGAGTCCTCCTACCCCAACGGGAACTCGGCCTCCGAGGCGCCCGCCATGCACCGGCCCGTGGAACCACAG GTCCGTTCCCACCTGGCTGCTTTAAAGAGCAGCGGCAGCATGGCCTCGTCAAACTCCATCCCTACCGCCCCGCCTCTCGTGTCGCGGCCGCACTCCTTCAGCGAGCCGCTCCCCTCTAGCTTTGAAAAACTTCACCTccgcaacaacaacaacaaccaggaACCCCACCATCACCCTCCATCTTCATCACCGTCATCATCAACGCCTGCACGCACTGACCCAAAACCCCAACCCCCGTATAGGCCCAATGATCCGGCCCCTTCAGAGGAGGTGCCGCCCCGG GTTCCTGTAAGGACTACATCAAGGTCCCCGGTGTTGTCAAGGCGAGACTCGCCTCATCACGGCAGCCATGCTGTGCACCGTCCCCCTGCAAG TGCGCCGGAGCCTCGGCTGCTGTGGGAGCGGGTGGAGAAACTGGTTCCCAGAACAACCAGTAACACCGGCAGCGGAGGCTCCAgttcctccagcagctccagtaACTCCAGCTCTCAGCCCGGGTCTCACTGCGGCTCTGGAGAAAGATTCAGGGCCCGCT CCTCCTCCAAATCAGAGGGCTCTCCCCTCCAACGGCCAGAGAATGCTGGGAAAAaaccagaggagaggaaggactTGGTCCGGCCGAACAGACCGGCG GACCTGACGGCTCTGGCAAAGGAGCTCCGTGCAGTGGATGACGTTCGCCCCCCGAATAAAGTGACAGATTATTCGTCCTCCAGTGATGATTCAGACACCACCGATGAAGATGACGATGAAGAGGTGGACCAGGAGGCCGGCGAGGAGTCGACCTCTGGCCCGGAGGACTCCAAAGCTGT TTCTTCCAGGCTGAGCAATGGAGAGACGGAGTCGGTGAAAACCATGATCGTTCACGACGAAGGCGAGAGCGACGCCGGCTCGACGCCCTGCAAAGACAGCACTCTGATCGTCAGACAG AGTGCAGGTGACAACAGAAAGCGTCCGAGCCCCGGCCCGGGCCAGGCTCAAACCCCCGGCCCGCTCGCAGGCTTTGCCCCGAGCCCCCCTGGTTTGCCGTCGAGCCCGGGCCTCGGCCACCACACCCCCAGCccccatcatcaccatcaccaccaccaccatcatcacccCACTCAGCACCCGGACAGGAACGGCTTTGCCGGCCGCATCCACCACCTCCCAGACCTGATCCAGCAGAGCCACcattcctccccctcctcctctgcatccaactccccttcctcctccagccTCGCCAGCCCCTCCACCATGTCCCCCCAGAGCCCGCTGGAAAAGCTCAGCCTCCTCATCGAG AGCCAGTCTAGCAacaacatgcagaaacacaagtcttcttcctccttcactCCGTTCATCGACCCCCGCCTCCTGCAAGTCTCCACATCCACCGGCAGCGCCCTCAACAACATCG GATACGCTAACGACGCCCGGCTGGCGGAGGCGCTGAGGGCCGACCCATCCCGTAAAGGCTCGGTGGTCAACGTGAACCCGGTCAACACTCGCCCGCAGAGCGACACGCCCGAGATCCGCAAATACAAGAAGAGGTTCAACTCCGAGATCCTGTGTGCCGCACTCTGGG gagtgaACCTGCTGGTGGGCACAGAGAGCGGTCTGATGCTGTTGGATCGCAGCGGTCAGGGGAAAGTGTATCCTCTGATCAGCCGACGGCGCTTCCAGCAGATGGACGTCCTGGAGGGACTCAATGTCCTGGTCACTAtatcag GTAAGAAGAACAAGCTGCGTGTGTACTACCTGTCCTGGCTGAGGAACAAGATCCTGCACAACGACCCCGAGGTGGAGAAGAAACAGGGCTGGGTCACGGTCGGAGACCTGGAGGGCTGCGTTCACTACAATGTCG TGAAATATGAGAGGATCAAGTTCTTGGTTCTTGCTCTGAAGAACTCAGTGGAGGTCTACGCCTGGGCGCCCAAACCCTACCACAAGTTCATGGCCTTCAAG TCTTTCGGTGACCTGGTGCACAAGCCCCTGCTGGTGGACCTCACCGTGGAGGAAGGTCAGAGGTTAAAGGTCATCTACGGCTCAGCTTCAGGCTTCCACGCCGTGGACGTCGACTCCGGGGCCGTGTACGACATCTACCTGCCCACACAC ATCCAGACCCACATCCAGTCCCACGCCATCATCATCCTGCCCAACACGGACGGCATCGAGCTGCTGGTGTGCTACGAGGACGAGGGCGTCTACGTCAACACGTACGGACGCATCACCAAAGACGTGGTGCTGCAGTGGGGGGAGATGCCAACCTCAGTGG CCTACATCCGCTCCAACCAGATCATGGGTTGGGGGGAGAAGGCCATAGAGATCCGCTCGGTGGAGACGGGACATCTGGACGGCGTCTTTATGCACAAGAGAGCCCAGAGACTCAAGTTCCTCTGTGAGCGAAACGACAAG GTGTTCTTCGCCTCCGTTCGGTCCGGAGGCTCCAGCCAGGTCTACTTTATGACTCTGGGTCGCAGCAACCTGCTCAGCTGGTAG
- the LOC134866923 gene encoding mitogen-activated protein kinase kinase kinase kinase 4-like isoform X6 — MLKKYSHHRNIATYYGAFIKKSPPGHDDQLWLVMEFCGAGSITDLVKNTKGNTLKEDWIAYISREILRGLAHLHAHHVIHRDIKGQNVLLTENAEVKLVDFGVSAQLDRTVGRRNTFIGTPYWMAPEVIACDENPDATYDYRSDLWSCGITAIEMAEGAPPLCDMHPMRALFLIPRNPPPRLKSKKWSKKFFSFIEGCLVKNYTQRPPTDQLLKHPYIRDQPNERQVRIQLKDHIDRTKKKRGEKDETEYEYSGSEEEEEEASEQEGEPSSIVNVPGESTLRRDFIRLQQENKERSEALRRQQLLQEQQLREQEEYKRQLLAERQKRIEQQKEQRRRLEEQQRREREMRRQQEREQRRREQDEKRRVEDMERRRKEEEERRRAEEEKRRADREQEYIRRQLEEEQRHLEILQQQLLHEQAMLLEYKWRELEEQRQAQQLQKQLQQEQAYLLSLQPNPGHDSNKSSQQPSSKPPQSGEQEGAKSPQSSEPETTQQPQSAVSEKTAQNHSLEKTTQPKLPVADPAPSSEPIREADERYRKNIQGSPQAAQTKPPQPPVPPRSESSYPNGNSASEAPAMHRPVEPQVRSHLAALKSSGSMASSNSIPTAPPLVSRPHSFSEPLPSSFEKLHLRNNNNNQEPHHHPPSSSPSSSTPARTDPKPQPPYRPNDPAPSEEVPPRVPVRTTSRSPVLSRRDSPHHGSHAVHRPPASAPEPRLLWERVEKLVPRTTSNTGSGGSSSSSSSSNSSSQPGSHCGSGERFRARSSSKSEGSPLQRPENAGKKPEERKDLVRPNRPADLTALAKELRAVDDVRPPNKVTDYSSSSDDSDTTDEDDDEEVDQEAGEESTSGPEDSKAVSSRLSNGETESVKTMIVHDEGESDAGSTPCKDSTLIVRQSQSSNNMQKHKSSSSFTPFIDPRLLQVSTSTGSALNNIGYANDARLAEALRADPSRKGSVVNVNPVNTRPQSDTPEIRKYKKRFNSEILCAALWGVNLLVGTESGLMLLDRSGQGKVYPLISRRRFQQMDVLEGLNVLVTISGKKNKLRVYYLSWLRNKILHNDPEVEKKQGWVTVGDLEGCVHYNVVKYERIKFLVLALKNSVEVYAWAPKPYHKFMAFKSFGDLVHKPLLVDLTVEEGQRLKVIYGSASGFHAVDVDSGAVYDIYLPTHIQTHIQSHAIIILPNTDGIELLVCYEDEGVYVNTYGRITKDVVLQWGEMPTSVAYIRSNQIMGWGEKAIEIRSVETGHLDGVFMHKRAQRLKFLCERNDKVFFASVRSGGSSQVYFMTLGRSNLLSW; from the exons TGGACTTCGGTGTGAGTGCTCAGCTGGACCGCACAGTGGGTCGGAGGAACACCTTCATCGGGACGCCGTACTGGATGGCTCCGGAGGTCATCGCCTGTGACGAAAACCCAGACGCTACCTACGACTACAGG AGTGACCTGTGGTCCTGTGGAATCACGGCCATAGAGATGGCTGAGGGAGCTCCCC CTCTGTGTGACATGCATCCAATGAGAGCCCTCTTCCTCATTCCTAGAAATCCTCCTCCCCGACTCAAGTCTAAAAAATG GTCAAAGAAGTTCTTCAGCTTCATCGAGGGCTGCCTGGTGAAGAACTACACCCAGCGCCCCCCCACCGACCAGCTGCTCAAACACCCGTACATCCGGGACCAGCCCAATGAGAGGCAGGTCCGCATCCAGCTCAAAGACCACATCGACCGCACCAAGAAAAAGAGGGGCGAGAAAG ACGAGACAGAGTATGAATACAGTGGCAgcgaagaagaggaggaagaggcatCTGAGCAAGAAGGAGAGCCGAG CTCCATAGTGAACGTTCCCGGTGAATCGACCCTCCGCCGGGACTTCATCCGGCTGCAGCAGGAGAACAAGGAGCGCTCGGAGGCGCTGCGCCgccagcagctcctgcaggagcAGCAACTCCGTGAGCAGGAGGAGTACAAGCGCCAACTACTGGCCGAGAGGCAGAAACGTATCGAGCAGCagaaggagcagaggaggcGGCTGGAGGAG CAACAACGGCGTGAGCGTGAGATGAGGCGGCAGCAGGAGCGCGAGCAGCGGCGCCGTGAACAGGACGAGAAGAGACGTGTGGAGGACATGGAGCGCCGCcgcaaagaggaggaggagcgccGGAGggcggaggaggagaagaggagggccGACAGAGAACAG gagTACATCCGTCgtcagctggaggaggagcagaggcaTCTGGagatcctgcagcagcagcttctgcaTGAACAGGCCATGCTGCTG GAGTATAAATGGcgggagctggaggagcagcgtCAAGCCCAGCAGCTCCAgaaacagctgcagcaggagcaggccTACCTGCTGTCCCTCCAGCCAAACCCCGGCCATGACAGTAACAAATCATCTCAGCAGCCGAGCTCCAAACCCCCCCAGAGCGGAGAGCAAGAGGGGGCAAAGTCCCCGCAGAGCTCTGAGCcggagacaacacaacaaccgCAGAGCGCTGTCTCTGAAAAGACCGCTCAAAATCACAGTCTGGAGAAAACTACACAGCCCAAGCTTCCTGTCGCTGACCCCGCCCCCAGCtctgagccaatcagagag GCTGATGAGCGATACCGGAAGAACATCCAGGGCTCTCCTCAGGCGGCGCAGACCAAACCACCGCAGCCTCCGGTGCCGCCACGCTCCGAGTCCTCCTACCCCAACGGGAACTCGGCCTCCGAGGCGCCCGCCATGCACCGGCCCGTGGAACCACAG GTCCGTTCCCACCTGGCTGCTTTAAAGAGCAGCGGCAGCATGGCCTCGTCAAACTCCATCCCTACCGCCCCGCCTCTCGTGTCGCGGCCGCACTCCTTCAGCGAGCCGCTCCCCTCTAGCTTTGAAAAACTTCACCTccgcaacaacaacaacaaccaggaACCCCACCATCACCCTCCATCTTCATCACCGTCATCATCAACGCCTGCACGCACTGACCCAAAACCCCAACCCCCGTATAGGCCCAATGATCCGGCCCCTTCAGAGGAGGTGCCGCCCCGG GTTCCTGTAAGGACTACATCAAGGTCCCCGGTGTTGTCAAGGCGAGACTCGCCTCATCACGGCAGCCATGCTGTGCACCGTCCCCCTGCAAG TGCGCCGGAGCCTCGGCTGCTGTGGGAGCGGGTGGAGAAACTGGTTCCCAGAACAACCAGTAACACCGGCAGCGGAGGCTCCAgttcctccagcagctccagtaACTCCAGCTCTCAGCCCGGGTCTCACTGCGGCTCTGGAGAAAGATTCAGGGCCCGCT CCTCCTCCAAATCAGAGGGCTCTCCCCTCCAACGGCCAGAGAATGCTGGGAAAAaaccagaggagaggaaggactTGGTCCGGCCGAACAGACCGGCG GACCTGACGGCTCTGGCAAAGGAGCTCCGTGCAGTGGATGACGTTCGCCCCCCGAATAAAGTGACAGATTATTCGTCCTCCAGTGATGATTCAGACACCACCGATGAAGATGACGATGAAGAGGTGGACCAGGAGGCCGGCGAGGAGTCGACCTCTGGCCCGGAGGACTCCAAAGCTGT TTCTTCCAGGCTGAGCAATGGAGAGACGGAGTCGGTGAAAACCATGATCGTTCACGACGAAGGCGAGAGCGACGCCGGCTCGACGCCCTGCAAAGACAGCACTCTGATCGTCAGACAG AGCCAGTCTAGCAacaacatgcagaaacacaagtcttcttcctccttcactCCGTTCATCGACCCCCGCCTCCTGCAAGTCTCCACATCCACCGGCAGCGCCCTCAACAACATCG GATACGCTAACGACGCCCGGCTGGCGGAGGCGCTGAGGGCCGACCCATCCCGTAAAGGCTCGGTGGTCAACGTGAACCCGGTCAACACTCGCCCGCAGAGCGACACGCCCGAGATCCGCAAATACAAGAAGAGGTTCAACTCCGAGATCCTGTGTGCCGCACTCTGGG gagtgaACCTGCTGGTGGGCACAGAGAGCGGTCTGATGCTGTTGGATCGCAGCGGTCAGGGGAAAGTGTATCCTCTGATCAGCCGACGGCGCTTCCAGCAGATGGACGTCCTGGAGGGACTCAATGTCCTGGTCACTAtatcag GTAAGAAGAACAAGCTGCGTGTGTACTACCTGTCCTGGCTGAGGAACAAGATCCTGCACAACGACCCCGAGGTGGAGAAGAAACAGGGCTGGGTCACGGTCGGAGACCTGGAGGGCTGCGTTCACTACAATGTCG TGAAATATGAGAGGATCAAGTTCTTGGTTCTTGCTCTGAAGAACTCAGTGGAGGTCTACGCCTGGGCGCCCAAACCCTACCACAAGTTCATGGCCTTCAAG TCTTTCGGTGACCTGGTGCACAAGCCCCTGCTGGTGGACCTCACCGTGGAGGAAGGTCAGAGGTTAAAGGTCATCTACGGCTCAGCTTCAGGCTTCCACGCCGTGGACGTCGACTCCGGGGCCGTGTACGACATCTACCTGCCCACACAC ATCCAGACCCACATCCAGTCCCACGCCATCATCATCCTGCCCAACACGGACGGCATCGAGCTGCTGGTGTGCTACGAGGACGAGGGCGTCTACGTCAACACGTACGGACGCATCACCAAAGACGTGGTGCTGCAGTGGGGGGAGATGCCAACCTCAGTGG CCTACATCCGCTCCAACCAGATCATGGGTTGGGGGGAGAAGGCCATAGAGATCCGCTCGGTGGAGACGGGACATCTGGACGGCGTCTTTATGCACAAGAGAGCCCAGAGACTCAAGTTCCTCTGTGAGCGAAACGACAAG GTGTTCTTCGCCTCCGTTCGGTCCGGAGGCTCCAGCCAGGTCTACTTTATGACTCTGGGTCGCAGCAACCTGCTCAGCTGGTAG